The sequence tggaagtgagagctggaccataaagaaggctgatcgccgaagaattgatgattttgaattatggtgctggaggagactcttgagagtcccacggactgcaagaagatcaaacctctccattctgaaggaaatcagcccagagtgctcactggaaggacagatcgtgaagctgaggctccaatactttggccacctcatgagaagactcgctggaaaagaccctgatgctgggaaagatggagggcacaaggagaaggggatgacagaggacgagatggttggacagtgttctcgaagctaccagcatgagtttgaccaaactgcgggaggcagtggaagaccggagtgcctggcgtgctctggtccatggggtcacgaagagtcggacacgactaaacgactaaacaacaacagttgtgGCCAAGCAGTTGTAGCCTTGCAAAATAACTCAGCTTCTTTCCTACCCTGATGCCCtttagttcccatcagccctacttGGGCTAGCCaaaaggtcaaggatgatgggcaaTATAGTTCAAAACGTGGcgtgcaccaggttgggggaggctgcattttaaacattaaaaaaacggcttgtgaactatttttaaaatagtttccTATCCCATGCAGTAATGAAAAGCACTGGCAACCAGCAAACACACATGGTTCACTAAGACATAGAAAAGTGATAAAATGGAGCAAGATTTGCTGACAGCTTTAGTCTGCGTTTACTGAGGCTTTATTCACAgcctaatgttgttgttgtttagtcgtgtccaactcttcgtgaccccatggaccagagcacgccaggcacttctgtcttccactgcctcccgcagttcacaGCCTAATAGCCTTGTAAAATAGAGGCAGTGAAAGGTGTGGCTTGGGACAGGTGGAGAGAGCTCTAAGGGTCACAAAgtcctagagggccacatttccttgagGTTCCCTCCAGAAAGAGTGAAGTTCCACTTAGAAACGATGACTAGTATAAGCATCAAGCATGGGTTGCACTAGCTGAAAATCACTTTCTGCAAAGCAGTGCTGTTTAATTTGGTTTGTGTTTTCCTTAAGTATTACACGGGGGAAGGGGAGACACCATTTTGCACTAGGCCTGGAAACAGGAGTACTTGTATCATGAGGGCAGAGATGGCATAGAGGCCTGGCAAAAGCCACCTTTATAGAAAAGTTAAGGAGGCAGCATGCTTTACTTGTGATGAGGGATGCAGTAAGGCTGACAGAACAAAATGCACTCTACAGAGCAGCATGTTGGCTGCAGGTCCCAGCTACTGTAACTTGCAGTGTTTCAGGACTCTTGCCTTGCAGGCTTCAACCTGCTTCCTGTTTGTGCAAGAGTGCAATATTTTACCGCTCATTTCTCTCTCTAGGATAACTACGTGCAGCAGCTGAAGGCTCAGAATGCTGAGAAGAAGCAGGTTGATGCTGCAGTCTCAAAATTAGCAGAACTACAGAAGCAGCTCAACTTGGCTGAGGGAAAAGCGAAAAAGAGAAAGTGAATTGTCAGGCAGGCAGCATCTCTTGCCCAGACACTTGGCTCGCTGTATTTCAGCAATGGGAGAGTTTCTCACTTTCTCACAACATTAAATTATTTTGCTGTAGCCCCTTTTCCTATTTTGTAATCCCATTTATGAAAAATTCAGAATCCTTTGAAATGTTTTGATTATATGgtgagaaataaatattttattggttaaATACATACTGTACCTATAAATGCAAAAGCTATTATTGGACTCATACATACATGCTTTTTGTCGCGCATTTTTCTTCACAAGTGAAGTGGTGGTGGTTATGTTAAGAACAAGCCTGGTTGGCAGAGGCAGTCTCATCCAGATGGCTTTCCTCTGGTATATATAGCCTGGCACAGTCTAGTTGCATGATCACCTtttatatttcagttcaacaaggCAGGCTCACTAAACCAGAGTACAAATAAGCAATCTGAGTCCCCCATTAGGTAATGTTGCAGAGTTAGTCTATGGAACAGCCCCAGCCTACCAGGCGATGGTAATGTTTATTCTGTTGTATTGAAAAGTGCTTGACACTTTCTTTTTTAGCATGTTGTTTAAAGTCATAAATGCTAAAGCTGGGAGCAGTGAAGCATTGCTCTGTTTGGTCCATGGCAAGTGAGTCATCAGTGCAGGAAGGAAGTTCTCCAGATCCATTAAGTCTTGAGGCTCACCATACGCTGGATAAGTGCTGCTCTTGTTGCTTCCACCTCTGCAGTCAAGCGCTCTATTTCTTTCTGGAGGTGCTCATTGTGGGCCATCAGCTCGGCCACTCTGCGCTCATTCTCCTGCTCCCGCTCTCTGCCCCGCTGCCTCttgcctccatggggctgtccacCATGCTTCCTCTTCCGGCTAGTAGACACCCCCTCATCATCATCTGTCCCAGTCTGCACTGGGGAACTGTGGCTGGAGTCTGACTCAGCAGGTCCCGCAGGCTCCTCAGCTAGCAGTTCCAGGAGTTGAGCTGTGAGATCAGGGTCCAGCTC comes from Podarcis raffonei isolate rPodRaf1 chromosome 2, rPodRaf1.pri, whole genome shotgun sequence and encodes:
- the DDIT3 gene encoding DNA damage-inducible transcript 3 protein isoform X2, which produces MMAESLPFSVGTPVPPWELEAWYEDLQEVLSLDVTSRTGPPVGGQEQEFDGVDSTALLWNLDASNPLEPSGSEAVGNCELDPDLTAQLLELLAEEPAGPAESDSSHSSPVQTGTDDDEGVSTSRKRKHGGQPHGGKRQRGREREQENERRVAELMAHNEHLQKEIERLTAEVEATRAALIQRMVSLKT
- the DDIT3 gene encoding DNA damage-inducible transcript 3 protein isoform X1, whose amino-acid sequence is MMAESLPFSVGTPVPPWELEAWYEDLQEVLSLDVTSRTGPPVGGQEQKEFDGVDSTALLWNLDASNPLEPSGSEAVGNCELDPDLTAQLLELLAEEPAGPAESDSSHSSPVQTGTDDDEGVSTSRKRKHGGQPHGGKRQRGREREQENERRVAELMAHNEHLQKEIERLTAEVEATRAALIQRMVSLKT